One Nostoc punctiforme PCC 73102 DNA window includes the following coding sequences:
- a CDS encoding pentapeptide repeat-containing protein, translating into MANKIHLNKLAEGVTAWNDWRAANPNIDVDLSGVYLVYEISIRNQKKAWRLLTPFISLLVTLFLVHTNVTEHLIYLFENNPLLKINLSAWEELVLYTIIRLSLFFIIMLTLFTGLELMLNYSKGKLNLINIDMNKVNLYGTDLKGVDFRYADLRYADLRNANLSYLEAIGADFDYANFTGACIESWNIDSSTNLNNVKCDYIYYQFNYELDKFNQRRPIDINSIFAPNEFTERIKVIEKALETIDLTFTDGIDWKAFFKSFNELRQQYPEHNIDIQGIERKSNTLIVRLDVNVESVINTVVIKGAIETGFKEFYEINVKFLEDKYRRDLQAKDDDINFYRQQSMEILEIIKQQVTRPINVEKIMSDTYNNNFHKPNISNFANKMEDNARQQANQNIYTSEQKQTLADVSTEIQQLIKQFEQNNPTANESEKIAYVNDETTPSLKRRAIGALQGFSETAIEEFFDNSYINIAKAIIKGWIKPD; encoded by the coding sequence ATGGCAAATAAAATTCATCTTAATAAACTTGCAGAGGGAGTTACAGCTTGGAATGACTGGCGAGCAGCAAATCCAAATATAGATGTGGATCTTAGTGGAGTTTATCTGGTTTATGAAATATCTATAAGAAACCAAAAAAAGGCTTGGAGGCTTCTTACACCCTTCATATCTTTGTTGGTTACTCTTTTTCTTGTACATACTAATGTGACAGAGCATTTAATATATCTTTTTGAAAACAACCCATTATTGAAAATAAATTTATCTGCTTGGGAAGAATTAGTATTGTATACAATAATTCGTTTGTCTTTGTTTTTCATTATTATGCTTACCTTGTTTACTGGTTTGGAATTAATGTTAAATTATTCCAAAGGAAAACTAAACTTAATAAATATAGATATGAATAAAGTAAATTTATATGGAACCGACTTAAAAGGAGTTGATTTTAGGTATGCCGATTTAAGATATGCAGATTTAAGAAATGCAAATTTGAGTTATTTGGAAGCAATTGGTGCAGATTTTGACTATGCTAATTTTACTGGAGCGTGTATAGAGAGTTGGAATATTGATTCTTCTACTAATCTAAATAATGTAAAATGTGATTATATTTATTACCAGTTTAATTATGAACTGGATAAGTTTAACCAGCGTCGTCCCATAGACATAAATAGTATTTTTGCGCCTAATGAGTTTACAGAACGCATTAAAGTTATTGAAAAAGCATTAGAAACCATTGATTTAACTTTTACAGATGGTATTGATTGGAAAGCATTTTTCAAATCATTTAACGAATTACGTCAGCAATATCCTGAACACAACATTGATATTCAAGGAATTGAACGTAAAAGTAACACGTTAATTGTCCGATTAGATGTGAATGTTGAATCAGTCATTAATACTGTTGTAATTAAAGGTGCTATTGAAACTGGTTTCAAAGAGTTTTATGAAATTAATGTTAAGTTTTTAGAAGATAAATATCGGAGAGACCTTCAAGCTAAAGATGATGATATTAATTTTTACCGTCAGCAAAGTATGGAGATATTAGAAATTATTAAGCAGCAAGTAACAAGACCTATCAATGTGGAGAAAATTATGTCAGACACATATAACAATAATTTCCATAAACCAAATATTAGCAATTTTGCTAACAAAATGGAAGATAATGCACGGCAACAAGCAAACCAAAACATCTACACATCTGAGCAAAAACAAACTCTTGCTGATGTATCTACTGAAATACAGCAGCTTATAAAACAATTCGAGCAAAATAATCCTACTGCTAATGAAAGTGAGAAGATTGCTTATGTAAATGATGAGACTACTCCTAGCTTGAAGCGTCGAGCTATTGGTGCATTACAGGGATTTAGTGAAACTGCAATCGAAGAGTTTTTTGATAATTCCTATATCAACATTGCTAAAGCAATTATCAAAGGCTGGATCAAGCCGGACTAA
- the gyrA gene encoding DNA topoisomerase (ATP-hydrolyzing) subunit A: protein MTTSQERIIPIDLRTEMSQSYLEYAMSVIVGRALPDARDGLKPVHRRILYAMHELGLLHDRPFKKCARVVGEVLGKYHPHGDTAVYDALVRMAQDFSMRSPLVNGHGNFGSVDNDPPAAMRYTECRLQALTSAGLLHDIEYETVDFADNFDGSQQEPTVLPARIPQLLLNGSSGIAVGMATNIPPHNLGELIDALVAVIHNPEITDLELMQYVHGPDFPTGAQILGTSAIREAYTTGRGSITMRGVANIETVEQRGRPDREAIIITELPYQTNKAALIEKIAEMVNEKRLEGIADIRDESDRDGMRVVIELKRDAYPRVVLNNLYKQTPLQANFGANMLALVNSEPQVLTLKQFLSVFLDFRIESIARRTRYELRKAEERDHLLQGLLIALSQLDPIIVLIRHAPDAPTAKGELITTYGLSEVQADAILQMQLRRLTALEADKIRLEHDELQAKITDLQDILARRERVLEIIETEVAQLKTNFATPRRTVILPGEGELDDRDLIANEKAIILVTEQGYIKRMPVNTFEAQSRATRGKAAAKVKDDDTIEHFLTCCDHDSILFFSERGVVYCLRAYQIPASSRTSRGTPIVQMLPIPKEEKITSIVPVDEFSSEEYLVMLTKGGNIKKTELAAFSHIRANGLIAISLEEGDQLRWVRRARVEDSVIIGSRNGMAINFRCNHEQLRPLSRATRGVKAMKLKNKDELVGMDILPAAILETLDIVTEAETEDIEAIETIETEDIEITETTEESAEVPSTGIVGPWVLVITMGGYGKRVPVAQFRLQNRAGQGLMATKFKNRKTKDKLATLRIVNNDDDEIMMVTNRGIIIRQAVNAISIQSRSATGVRVQRLDEDDAITGVAIVPPDAADAEEAE, encoded by the coding sequence ATGACAACCTCACAGGAGAGGATTATCCCGATAGATTTGCGAACCGAAATGTCGCAGTCTTATCTGGAATACGCCATGAGCGTGATAGTGGGTCGGGCGTTGCCAGATGCCAGGGATGGACTCAAACCTGTGCATCGCCGCATTCTCTACGCAATGCACGAGCTAGGTCTGCTCCACGATCGCCCCTTTAAGAAATGCGCCCGTGTAGTGGGGGAAGTGTTGGGTAAATACCACCCCCACGGCGACACAGCAGTATATGATGCCTTGGTGCGGATGGCGCAGGATTTTTCCATGCGATCGCCCCTAGTTAACGGACATGGTAACTTCGGTTCGGTAGACAATGATCCGCCAGCCGCCATGCGGTACACAGAATGCCGTTTACAAGCTTTAACTAGTGCTGGTTTACTGCACGATATCGAGTATGAAACTGTAGACTTTGCCGATAACTTTGATGGTTCCCAACAAGAACCCACAGTTTTACCCGCACGAATTCCGCAATTATTGCTCAACGGTTCCTCTGGGATTGCCGTGGGTATGGCAACCAACATTCCGCCGCACAATTTGGGCGAATTGATTGATGCTTTGGTGGCTGTAATCCACAATCCAGAAATCACCGATCTCGAATTAATGCAGTATGTCCACGGCCCAGACTTTCCGACTGGGGCGCAAATTTTGGGGACATCTGCCATTCGAGAAGCTTACACTACCGGGCGTGGTTCTATTACCATGCGTGGTGTCGCTAACATTGAAACCGTTGAACAACGGGGACGGCCAGATAGAGAAGCAATTATCATCACCGAATTGCCCTATCAAACCAATAAAGCGGCGTTGATTGAAAAAATCGCTGAAATGGTGAACGAAAAGCGGCTAGAGGGGATTGCAGATATCCGGGATGAGAGCGATCGCGACGGGATGCGAGTTGTCATCGAACTTAAGCGTGATGCTTATCCCCGCGTCGTTCTGAACAACCTCTACAAACAAACGCCACTGCAAGCCAACTTTGGGGCGAACATGCTGGCGTTGGTGAATAGCGAACCCCAAGTACTCACCCTCAAGCAGTTTTTAAGCGTCTTCTTAGATTTCCGCATCGAATCCATTGCTAGACGTACCCGCTACGAACTGCGGAAAGCCGAAGAACGCGATCATCTCCTGCAAGGATTGTTGATTGCCCTATCCCAGTTAGATCCAATTATTGTCTTGATTCGTCATGCGCCCGATGCGCCCACAGCTAAAGGCGAATTAATCACAACTTACGGACTCTCGGAAGTGCAAGCAGATGCGATTTTGCAGATGCAATTGCGGCGATTAACTGCCTTAGAAGCAGACAAAATTCGTTTGGAACACGACGAATTGCAAGCAAAAATTACCGACTTACAAGATATTTTGGCACGCCGGGAGAGAGTGCTAGAAATTATCGAAACTGAAGTCGCGCAACTGAAAACTAACTTTGCCACACCCCGCCGCACGGTGATTTTACCAGGGGAAGGGGAATTAGACGATCGCGACTTAATTGCCAATGAAAAAGCGATAATTCTGGTTACAGAGCAAGGCTACATCAAACGGATGCCAGTTAATACCTTTGAAGCGCAAAGCCGTGCTACCAGAGGTAAAGCCGCAGCCAAGGTGAAAGATGATGATACCATTGAGCATTTTTTGACTTGCTGCGATCACGACAGTATTTTATTCTTTAGTGAGCGTGGAGTTGTTTATTGCCTGAGAGCGTATCAAATTCCAGCGAGTTCGCGTACCAGTCGCGGGACACCTATTGTCCAGATGTTACCGATTCCCAAAGAGGAAAAAATCACCTCGATTGTACCCGTTGACGAGTTTAGCAGCGAAGAATATCTGGTCATGCTCACCAAGGGCGGCAATATTAAGAAAACTGAATTGGCAGCATTTAGTCATATTCGCGCCAATGGTTTGATTGCCATTTCCTTAGAAGAAGGCGACCAACTGCGCTGGGTGCGACGCGCCAGAGTCGAAGACAGTGTAATCATTGGTTCTCGTAACGGGATGGCAATTAACTTCCGGTGCAACCACGAACAACTGCGTCCTTTAAGTAGGGCGACTCGTGGGGTGAAAGCCATGAAACTCAAAAATAAAGATGAACTCGTGGGTATGGATATCCTTCCCGCAGCAATTCTTGAAACTTTGGATATAGTTACAGAAGCCGAAACAGAAGATATCGAAGCAATCGAGACAATCGAAACAGAAGATATCGAAATTACCGAAACTACTGAAGAGTCCGCAGAAGTGCCTAGTACTGGCATTGTTGGCCCTTGGGTGTTGGTAATTACGATGGGAGGATATGGTAAGCGCGTACCCGTTGCTCAGTTCCGACTACAAAATCGTGCTGGTCAGGGTTTAATGGCAACCAAGTTCAAAAACCGCAAAACCAAAGACAAGTTGGCAACCCTACGCATTGTCAACAATGATGATGATGAAATCATGATGGTGACAAATCGCGGTATTATAATCCGTCAAGCGGTAAATGCGATTTCTATCCAATCGCGATCGGCAACTGGAGTCAGAGTACAGCGTTTAGATGAAGATGACGCTATTACCGGAGTAGCAATAGTTCCACCTGATGCTGCCGATGCAGAAGAAGCAGAATAA
- the lnt gene encoding apolipoprotein N-acyltransferase, with translation MQKKQNKKQGERLTTLLPYLIALASGILMGLTVAPVGAWFLAWIAIVPLWVLVVTSAKGKNQFPPAFLWGIGFHGVALFWITGIHPMTWLGVPWLPSLVITLFCWGFISVLGGVFLTIWAAIMVRLGGKKPWLRVLIGTAAWCGLESLWSAGPLWWSSLAYTQSPHNLVIVHLGQLSGPNTVTAAIVAVNGLIAEGWMNRRGTEGAEKISSVFSAPWRFVNKYWVIATGLLITLHLIGFFLYSRPIAQPPEAALKVGIIQGNIPNRLLRSSEGFRRAQENYTNGYLTLADQGVDAVLTPEGALPIFQRNLMQTALVAAVKEKGVVAWIGAFGERGDSYTISLFTFNSKGEIVSRYDKSKLVPLGEYIPFEGIFGGLIQRLSPLDAHQVPGSANQIFDTPFGRAIASICYESAFPEQFRRQAAAGGQFILSSSNDAHYTASMPFQHHAQDIMRAIETDRWSARATNTGYSAFIDPHGRTLWMSGYNTYETHVETIYRRQTKTLYVRWSDWLTPLLLGLSILGWFVQRVIN, from the coding sequence ATGCAGAAGAAGCAGAATAAAAAGCAGGGGGAGAGGTTAACCACCTTACTCCCTTATTTAATCGCCTTAGCTAGCGGCATTTTAATGGGGCTAACCGTAGCCCCAGTAGGTGCATGGTTCCTGGCTTGGATTGCCATAGTTCCTTTATGGGTGCTAGTTGTCACTTCAGCCAAAGGTAAAAATCAATTCCCCCCGGCTTTCCTCTGGGGTATTGGTTTTCACGGTGTCGCCCTATTCTGGATTACCGGAATTCATCCGATGACATGGTTGGGCGTTCCTTGGTTGCCAAGCTTGGTAATCACGCTTTTTTGTTGGGGATTTATCAGTGTCTTGGGTGGGGTATTCCTTACTATTTGGGCGGCTATAATGGTTCGCCTGGGTGGAAAAAAACCGTGGTTACGTGTACTTATTGGTACAGCAGCCTGGTGCGGCTTAGAGAGTCTATGGAGTGCTGGCCCTCTGTGGTGGAGTTCTTTAGCTTACACTCAAAGCCCGCACAATCTCGTAATTGTACATCTGGGGCAACTCTCTGGGCCTAATACTGTGACAGCAGCAATAGTTGCTGTAAATGGGTTAATTGCTGAAGGATGGATGAACCGCAGAGGCACAGAGGGCGCAGAGAAAATTTCCTCCGTGTTCTCTGCGCCTTGGCGGTTCGTTAATAAATACTGGGTCATTGCCACAGGATTATTAATTACCTTACACCTCATCGGTTTTTTCTTATACAGTCGTCCCATCGCCCAACCCCCAGAAGCAGCGTTAAAAGTGGGGATTATTCAAGGTAATATCCCGAACCGACTTTTACGAAGTTCTGAAGGGTTTCGTCGCGCCCAAGAAAATTACACTAATGGGTATTTAACTTTAGCAGACCAAGGTGTAGATGCAGTTCTCACCCCAGAAGGAGCCTTACCTATTTTCCAACGCAACTTGATGCAAACTGCTTTAGTCGCAGCAGTGAAGGAAAAAGGTGTAGTTGCTTGGATTGGGGCTTTTGGCGAACGAGGAGACAGTTATACAATTAGCTTGTTTACTTTTAATAGTAAGGGTGAAATTGTCAGTCGCTACGATAAGTCCAAACTAGTACCTTTGGGAGAATATATTCCCTTTGAAGGAATTTTCGGCGGGTTAATTCAACGCTTGTCGCCTCTGGATGCACACCAAGTTCCCGGTTCAGCAAATCAGATATTTGACACTCCTTTTGGTCGTGCGATCGCTAGTATATGTTACGAATCTGCTTTTCCTGAACAATTCCGCCGTCAAGCTGCGGCGGGTGGGCAATTTATCCTCAGTTCTTCTAACGATGCCCATTACACTGCATCGATGCCATTCCAGCACCATGCACAGGATATCATGCGGGCAATTGAAACCGATCGATGGTCAGCACGGGCAACGAATACCGGATATTCAGCCTTTATAGATCCTCATGGTAGAACCTTGTGGATGTCTGGATATAATACTTACGAAACTCATGTTGAAACAATTTATCGGCGACAGACAAAAACCTTATATGTGCGTTGGAGTGATTGGTTAACACCTTTGCTGTTGGGATTGAGTATCTTAGGGTGGTTTGTGCAGAGAGTGATTAACTAA
- a CDS encoding DUF4870 domain-containing protein, with translation MEDIQQRKLLSALSHGAIFFSSTIISIGIPIAILLISNDPIIKSNAKESLNFHINLYIYALIFGLLIVVGIGILLLIALGVVSFIMPIIAIINVLNHPNVSYRYPFIFRFV, from the coding sequence ATGGAAGACATTCAGCAACGCAAGCTTTTATCAGCCCTAAGCCACGGAGCAATATTTTTTAGCTCTACGATTATCTCCATTGGCATACCGATTGCAATTTTGCTAATTAGTAATGACCCAATTATCAAAAGCAATGCCAAAGAATCACTCAATTTTCACATAAATCTTTATATTTATGCACTTATCTTCGGATTGCTGATTGTTGTGGGAATTGGTATTTTGTTGTTGATTGCTTTGGGTGTAGTCAGTTTTATTATGCCAATTATTGCCATTATCAATGTTCTAAACCATCCGAATGTGTCGTACCGCTATCCGTTTATTTTCCGATTTGTTTAG
- a CDS encoding transaldolase: MSKNLLEQLREVTVVVADTGDIQAIEKFKPQDATTNPSLITAAAQMPEYQGIVDQTLLQAKKDAGDGATQAQIVSLAFDRLAVAFGLKILQIIPGRVSTEVDARLSYDTEATLTKARDLIAQYKAAGIGRDRVLIKIASTWEGIRAAEILEKEGIHCNLTLLFGLHQAIACAEAGVTLISPFVGRILDWYKKDTGRDSYPATEDPGVLSVTKIYNYYKKFGYKTEVMGASFRNLGEITELAGSDLLTISPSLLAELQSTVAELPRKLDPAKAASLSIEKISIDKASYDKMHAADRMATDKLDEGIKGFTKALEDLEKLLADRLVRLEGEVVASH, encoded by the coding sequence ATGTCTAAGAATTTACTAGAACAATTGCGAGAAGTGACTGTTGTGGTCGCGGATACGGGGGATATCCAGGCAATTGAAAAGTTCAAACCCCAAGATGCCACCACCAATCCTTCTCTGATTACTGCTGCGGCGCAAATGCCAGAATATCAGGGAATTGTCGATCAAACTTTACTGCAAGCGAAGAAAGATGCTGGAGACGGAGCCACCCAAGCACAGATAGTTTCTCTAGCTTTTGACCGTTTAGCAGTTGCTTTTGGATTAAAGATTTTACAAATTATTCCCGGTCGTGTGTCTACAGAAGTAGATGCTCGCTTGTCCTACGATACCGAAGCTACTCTGACTAAAGCACGGGATTTAATTGCCCAGTATAAAGCTGCTGGAATTGGCCGCGATCGCGTTTTAATTAAAATCGCCAGCACTTGGGAAGGTATTCGCGCTGCGGAAATTCTTGAAAAAGAAGGTATTCACTGTAACCTTACCTTGTTGTTTGGTCTTCACCAAGCGATCGCCTGTGCAGAAGCCGGCGTTACCCTAATTTCTCCTTTCGTCGGTCGGATTCTTGACTGGTACAAAAAAGATACCGGACGCGATAGCTACCCAGCAACCGAAGATCCCGGAGTTTTGTCAGTCACCAAAATCTACAACTACTACAAGAAATTCGGCTATAAAACCGAAGTTATGGGAGCTAGCTTCCGCAACCTTGGTGAAATAACTGAACTTGCAGGTAGCGATTTGTTGACAATTTCTCCATCACTTTTGGCTGAATTGCAGTCAACTGTTGCAGAACTGCCACGTAAACTTGACCCCGCCAAGGCAGCAAGTTTGTCAATCGAAAAGATATCCATTGACAAAGCTAGCTATGACAAAATGCACGCTGCTGACCGCATGGCAACTGACAAACTAGACGAGGGCATCAAAGGTTTCACCAAGGCATTAGAAGACCTTGAAAAACTTTTGGCAGACCGACTAGTTCGCCTTGAAGGAGAGGTAGTAGCAAGCCATTAA
- the pyk gene encoding pyruvate kinase, translating into MRRTKIICTVGPATSAPENLRGLVEAGMNVARLNFSHGAYEFHAQTAHYLRQISNEQQKPIAIMQDLCGPKIRLGTLPPEGLNLEAGTEVTFVLQEKGESIDELPLPLPTLFAMVRPGEPILINDGRVKLIVTDRDADRIRAQVKTGGLISTHKGVNLPQTPLPVSSITEKDLLDLRFGIQLGVDWVAVSFVQSPQDLEPAKRMIEAAGASIRLIAKIERAEALENFDSILKVADAIMIARGDLGVEVPIHEVPLIQKDIIRRCNRAGKPVITATQMLESMISAPDPTRAEATDVANSILDGTDAVMLSGETAVGQYPIAAVQMMHNIAVRTEQALDEGSKHAWCHEAGSLSVTESVAESVCRIAYETGSRAILCNTSSGNTARMVSKYRPTSPIIALTSDITAYRQLALSWGVEALLIPPVHHAEEMFTNVVNTVVDMGLANKGDKVVITSGVPIGKSGTTSLIKVHSIGQPISA; encoded by the coding sequence ATGCGTCGAACCAAAATCATTTGTACTGTTGGGCCCGCTACATCTGCACCCGAAAATCTGCGAGGCTTGGTAGAAGCTGGAATGAATGTGGCGCGGCTGAATTTTTCCCACGGCGCTTACGAATTCCATGCCCAAACTGCTCACTATCTCAGACAAATTAGTAATGAGCAGCAAAAGCCGATCGCAATTATGCAAGACCTCTGTGGTCCCAAGATTCGTTTGGGAACTTTACCACCGGAAGGGTTAAATTTAGAAGCTGGTACTGAAGTTACTTTTGTTTTGCAAGAAAAGGGTGAGAGTATTGACGAACTCCCCCTACCATTGCCGACTCTGTTCGCAATGGTGCGACCAGGTGAACCGATTTTAATTAATGATGGTCGCGTCAAGTTAATTGTTACCGATCGCGATGCCGATCGCATTCGCGCCCAAGTGAAAACTGGCGGGTTAATTTCCACACATAAAGGAGTAAATCTACCACAAACTCCTTTACCTGTTAGTTCCATCACCGAAAAAGACTTACTGGATCTACGCTTTGGGATTCAGTTGGGTGTAGATTGGGTAGCGGTGTCCTTCGTGCAATCACCACAAGACTTAGAACCCGCCAAGCGCATGATTGAAGCGGCTGGTGCTTCCATCCGCTTAATTGCCAAAATCGAAAGAGCAGAAGCACTAGAAAACTTTGATTCCATTCTGAAAGTTGCCGACGCAATTATGATTGCCCGTGGCGATTTAGGGGTGGAAGTGCCAATTCACGAAGTACCCCTCATTCAAAAAGATATTATTCGCCGTTGCAATCGTGCTGGCAAACCGGTGATTACAGCCACCCAAATGCTAGAGTCGATGATTAGCGCCCCCGATCCCACCCGCGCCGAAGCAACTGATGTTGCCAACTCCATCTTAGATGGTACGGATGCGGTAATGCTCTCTGGTGAAACAGCTGTCGGACAATATCCCATCGCCGCCGTCCAGATGATGCACAACATCGCCGTGCGGACAGAACAGGCTCTAGATGAGGGTAGTAAACATGCTTGGTGTCATGAAGCAGGCAGTCTTAGCGTTACCGAATCTGTAGCAGAATCTGTGTGTCGCATCGCTTATGAAACAGGTTCACGGGCAATTCTCTGTAACACTTCATCAGGAAATACAGCGAGAATGGTGTCTAAATATCGGCCGACTTCTCCCATTATTGCCCTCACCTCCGATATCACCGCTTATCGCCAACTAGCGCTTTCTTGGGGTGTGGAAGCTTTGCTGATCCCACCAGTCCACCATGCTGAAGAGATGTTTACCAATGTGGTGAACACAGTTGTAGATATGGGTCTAGCCAATAAGGGCGATAAAGTAGTGATTACCTCTGGTGTTCCAATTGGTAAATCGGGCACAACTAGTTTAATCAAAGTGCATTCCATTGGACAGCCAATATCCGCATAA
- the gap gene encoding type I glyceraldehyde-3-phosphate dehydrogenase, translating to MTKLKVGINGFGRIGRLVLRAGLDNPNIEFVGINDLVPPDNLAYLLKYDSTHGQLKHKVEAKEDGILIDGHFIPCVSMRNPAELPWGKLGADYVVEATGLFTDYEGAANHLKAGAKRVVISAPTKDPDRVTTLLMGVNHHLFDPGKDIIVSNASCTTNCLAPIAKVINDNFGLTEGLMTTVHAMTATQPTVDGPSKKDWRGGRGASQNIIPSSTGAAKAVALVLPELKGRLTGMALRVPTPDVSVVDLTFKTAKATSYKEICAAMKEAAAGSLAGILGYTDEEVVSTDFQGDTHSSIFDAGAGIELNSNFFKVIAWYDNEWGYSNRVIDLMLSISQKEKLASTVAVV from the coding sequence TTGACTAAATTGAAAGTTGGTATCAATGGCTTCGGTCGAATCGGGCGACTCGTGCTTCGCGCTGGCCTCGATAATCCCAATATCGAGTTTGTAGGCATTAACGACCTAGTACCACCAGACAACCTCGCTTACCTATTAAAGTACGACTCAACCCACGGTCAATTAAAGCACAAGGTTGAAGCCAAAGAAGATGGTATTCTCATTGACGGACATTTCATCCCTTGTGTGTCGATGAGGAATCCAGCAGAGTTACCTTGGGGAAAATTAGGTGCAGATTATGTTGTAGAAGCAACGGGACTCTTCACTGATTACGAAGGAGCCGCAAACCACCTAAAAGCAGGTGCAAAGCGCGTGGTAATTTCTGCTCCTACCAAAGATCCAGATAGAGTTACGACTCTACTCATGGGTGTCAATCATCACCTATTTGACCCCGGCAAGGATATCATTGTCTCCAATGCCAGCTGCACTACAAACTGTCTAGCTCCTATAGCGAAAGTCATCAATGACAACTTTGGGTTAACTGAAGGATTGATGACCACAGTTCATGCTATGACTGCCACTCAGCCAACTGTAGACGGTCCCAGCAAGAAAGACTGGCGGGGTGGTCGAGGTGCAAGCCAGAATATTATTCCCTCCTCCACAGGCGCAGCTAAAGCTGTAGCACTTGTTTTACCAGAATTGAAGGGTAGATTGACTGGTATGGCATTACGGGTTCCGACTCCCGATGTCTCTGTAGTTGATTTAACTTTCAAAACTGCCAAAGCTACTAGTTACAAAGAAATCTGTGCTGCCATGAAGGAAGCTGCGGCAGGTTCACTTGCAGGTATTTTGGGATACACAGATGAAGAAGTAGTTTCCACAGATTTTCAAGGCGATACCCATTCTAGTATCTTCGACGCAGGTGCTGGAATTGAGTTGAACTCCAACTTCTTCAAGGTAATTGCCTGGTATGACAACGAGTGGGGCTACTCGAATCGCGTGATTGATTTGATGTTATCTATATCACAAAAGGAAAAACTTGCCTCTACAGTTGCTGTGGTTTAA
- a CDS encoding DUF2891 domain-containing protein, giving the protein MPLDNLEINEAIAAQFAQLVLDCIEREYPNSILRWAESDEDIKSPRQLTPAFYGCLDWHSAVHGHWLLVRLLRHFPEASFNAASKQALGQSLTPEKIQGEIAHFQRRPFFEFPYGVAWFLQLVAELHEWNHAQAKEWRVVLEPLEKLIADNLQRWINELKLPNRTGVHSQTAFALGLMLDWARITENTDFTQLLENKARQFYLSDRNYSLQFEPLGYDFLSPGLAEADLMRRILPTTDFTDWLTNFLPQIPIDNSVNWLEPARVDNPQDYMQAHFYGLNLSRAWMLEGIISGLANSDRRIKTLRSAALHHRQHGLTDVVIEHYAASHWLGTFAVYLLTNRGLQGQII; this is encoded by the coding sequence ATGCCACTCGATAATTTGGAGATTAATGAAGCGATCGCAGCACAATTTGCTCAATTAGTACTGGATTGTATCGAGCGAGAGTATCCTAACAGTATTCTGCGTTGGGCTGAGAGCGACGAGGATATAAAATCACCGCGTCAATTGACTCCTGCTTTTTATGGCTGCTTAGATTGGCATTCAGCCGTACATGGTCACTGGTTACTGGTACGTTTGCTGCGTCACTTTCCTGAAGCCTCTTTCAATGCAGCGTCAAAGCAAGCACTTGGGCAAAGCCTAACACCTGAGAAAATTCAAGGAGAGATTGCCCATTTTCAACGGCGACCCTTTTTTGAATTTCCTTACGGTGTGGCCTGGTTTCTGCAACTGGTTGCGGAACTTCACGAGTGGAATCATGCTCAAGCGAAAGAATGGCGGGTTGTATTAGAACCGCTAGAAAAGTTGATTGCTGATAACCTACAGCGCTGGATTAACGAACTGAAACTGCCAAATCGCACAGGGGTGCATAGCCAAACAGCTTTTGCACTTGGTTTGATGCTAGATTGGGCAAGGATTACCGAAAATACTGACTTTACTCAGTTATTGGAGAATAAAGCACGGCAATTCTATCTTAGCGATCGCAACTACTCGTTACAATTTGAACCGCTTGGCTACGATTTTCTCTCTCCTGGACTTGCTGAAGCAGACCTGATGCGGCGAATCCTGCCTACAACAGATTTCACTGATTGGCTCACCAATTTTCTGCCACAAATACCCATTGATAATTCAGTAAATTGGTTAGAACCAGCCAGAGTGGATAATCCTCAAGATTATATGCAAGCCCACTTCTACGGTCTTAATCTCAGTCGTGCTTGGATGCTTGAGGGTATCATATCTGGATTGGCAAATAGCGATCGCCGCATAAAAACACTCCGCTCTGCTGCTCTTCACCATCGTCAGCATGGACTCACAGATGTTGTAATTGAACATTATGCAGCTAGTCACTGGTTAGGAACTTTTGCTGTTTACCTCCTAACGAATCGTGGATTACAAGGGCAAATTATTTAA